A genomic window from Salvelinus namaycush isolate Seneca chromosome 21, SaNama_1.0, whole genome shotgun sequence includes:
- the LOC120066422 gene encoding unconventional prefoldin RPB5 interactor 1-like, with amino-acid sequence MAERNKMNIEVPQGVDRLRVEHKKVVQGCEGQIHHWVKVKGDYETLEDRLKTLPDQVSYDIMVPFGPLAFMPGKLVHTNEITVLLGDNWFAKCSAKQAQKLVEHRKKHVNSALDDLHKTRKDFEARVGFTEDLEKLSGAKGDYVDIREEVGSIEEMVSKGKQRVALKPHSKPKMEVVVKIEEEEEEEDEEGSGEGDGGSRRVLSEEELWARLDELEAQEEQEEEHHRRFDSADTNGNDDTTSSEEEKEGDSGSHHCVNGHDERSKGRAFVPHNGSQLNSTAQSTRDGEEEEDEAEEEEGDCLPTIYFSHTVEPKKVRINTGKNTMLKFSELKEQKQQAKRKKKNGTSNGHSHHGLHNITTPTDLYRLFVDVKNGEPIPRKSILKSRSRESSVCSDTSESSAADFEERRTFGRTLSHDENTHSDTSDGITEEDSPTGVLLHPTSSFQAFSGTVVEKEPILLSIPQFTIALPALPTIPERKLEEVAPEAPQDAPKRVSKFKAARLQQK; translated from the exons ATGGCTGAGAGAAATAAAATGAATATAGAGGTCCCACAAGGAGTTGATAGACTTCGAGTGGAGCATAAAAAG GTGGTGCAAGGCTGTGAAGGTCAGATCCATCACTG GGTGAAGGTAAAGGGTGACTATGAAACTCTCGAGGATCGACTCAAAACTCTTCCAGATCAGGTGTCCTATGACATCATG GTGCCATTTGGCCCTCTGGCCTTCATGCCTGGGAAGCTGGTCCATACCAATGAGATCACCGTACTGCTGGGGGACAACTGGTTTGCAAAGTGCTCTGCCAAGCAGGCCCAGAAGCTCGTGGAGCACAGGAAGAAAC ATGTAAATAGTGCGCTGGATGACTTGCACAAGACGAGGAAGGACTTTGAAGCCAGAGTTGGGTTTACAGAGGATCTAGAAAAACTCTCAGGC GCTAAAGGGGACTATGTGGACATCAGAGAAGAGGTTGGAAGTATTGAAGAAATGGTCAGCAAAGGAAAGCAGCGTGTGGCTCTTAAGCCCCACTCTAAGCCCAAAATGGAGGTTGTTGTGAAGatagaggaagaagaagaggaggaggacgaagagggcagtggagagggagatggagggagcagAAGAGTGCTGTCTGAGGAGGAGCTATGGGCCAGACTGGATGAGCTGGAAGCGCaggaggagcaggaagaggagcATCACCG ACGGTTTGACAGTGCAGACACCAATGGCAACGATGACACAACATCCtctgaggaagagaaggagggagatagCGGCAGCCATCATTGTGTCAATGGACATGATGAGAGGAGCAAAGGCAGGGCATTTGTGCCTCACAACGGCAGCCAACTCAACAGTACAGCCCAGTCAAccagggatggggaggaggaggaagatgaagcagaggaggaggaaggcgaCTGTTTGCCTACCATCTATTTCTCTCATACGGTGGAACCTAAGAAG gtGAGGATAAACACAGGGAAGAACACCATGTTGAAGTTCAGTGAGCTGAAAGAACAGAAGCAGCAAGCCAAGAGGAAAAAGAAGAACGGCACCAGCAACGGTCACTCTCACCACGGGCTCCACAACATCACTACGCCCACAGAcctctacag GTTGTTTGTGGATGTGAAGAACGGCGAGCCCATCCCCAGGAAGTCAATCCTGAAGTCccggagcagagagagcagtgtgtgtagcgaCACCAGCGAGAGCAGCGCTGCCGACTTCGAGGAGCGCCGGACGTTTGGACGCACTCTGAGCCATGACGAGAACACGCACAGCGACACCAGCGACGGCATCACGGAGGAGGACAGCCCCACTGGGGTCCTCCTACACCCCACCAGCAGCTTTCAG GCCTTTTCAGGCACGGTGGTTGAGAAGGAGCCCATTCTCTTGTCGATCCCCCAATTCACCATTGCTCTGCCAGCACTGCCCACCATCCCAGAGAGGAAACTGGAGGAGGTGGCCCCCGAGGCCCCCCAAGATGCCCCAAAGAGGGTGTCCAAGTTCAAAGCTGCCCGGCTGCAGCAGAAGTGA
- the LOC120066423 gene encoding cytochrome b-c1 complex subunit Rieske, mitochondrial-like, translated as MLSLAARSGALSPYLQATNVAVNGSLKALLPGAVKGDSLLKSSSQKAPAISACVSAPGGIRMAHTDIKVPDFSDYRRPELLDPKKSSQESSESRKTFSYLVTGATAVVGVYTAKTVATQFISSMSASADVLAMSKIEVKLGEIPEGKNMTFKWRGKPLFIRHRTEKEIATEEAVDMAMLRDPQHDKDRVANPKWIIVIGVCTHLGCVPIANAGDYGGYYCPCHGSHYDASGRIRKGPAPLNLEVPYYEFTDDDTVVVG; from the exons ATGCTGTCCTTAGCCGCTCGTTCCGGGGCTTTGTCCCCGTACTTGCAGGCGACCAATGTAGCTGTGAATGGATCCCTCAAAGCACTGCTCCCTGGAGCGGTGAAGGGAGATTCACTGCTGAAATCCAGCTCACAGAAGGCGCCCGCTATTTCAGCTTGCGTCAGTG CCCCTGGTGGAATTCGCATGGCCCACACAGACATCAAGGTCCCAGACTTCTCTGACTACCGTCGTCCTGAGTTGCTGGACCCCAAGAAGTCCTCCCAGGAGAGCAGCGAGTCCAGGAAGACCTTCTCCTACCTGGTCACTGGGGCCACAGCTGTGGTGGGCGTCTACACAGCCAAGACGGTGGCCACCCAGTTCATCTCCTCCATGAGCGCCTCAGCCGACGTGCTGGCCATGTCCAAGATTGAGGTGAAGCTGGGAGAGATCCCAGAGGGCAAGAACATGACCTTCAAGTGGCGAGGCAAGCCTCTGTTCATCCGCCACCGAACTGAGAAGGAGATCGCCACCGAGGAAGCTGTGGATATGGCCATGCTACGTGACCCCCAACACGACAAGGACCGCGTAGCCAACCCGAAGTGGATCATTGTGATCGGTGTCTGCACCCACCTGGGCTGTGTGCCCATCGCCAACGCCGGAGACTACGGAGGATACTACTGCCCCTGCCACGGCTCCCACTACGACGCCTCAGGGAGGATTCGGAAGGGACCCGCGCCTCTCAACCTAGAGGTGCCCTATTACGAATTCACAGACGACGACACCGTTGTTGTGGGATAA